A part of Paraliobacillus zengyii genomic DNA contains:
- a CDS encoding BrxA/BrxB family bacilliredoxin, translating into MNAYEEYMKEITQPMRSELTSAGFMELTTPEEVDTFVKTSTGTSLVVVNSVCGCAAGLARPAVIDALSHGVEPDHLVTVFAGQDKEATEKMREYFTGIQPSSPSIALMKDGKVAHFIPRDEIEGYELEEITNNLTKAYHTHN; encoded by the coding sequence ATGAATGCATATGAAGAATATATGAAAGAAATTACACAACCAATGCGAAGTGAATTAACATCTGCTGGGTTTATGGAACTTACAACTCCAGAGGAAGTAGATACATTTGTAAAGACTTCGACAGGTACAAGTTTAGTAGTTGTCAACTCTGTTTGTGGTTGTGCTGCAGGATTAGCTAGACCTGCTGTGATAGATGCCTTGTCACATGGTGTAGAGCCTGACCACCTTGTCACTGTTTTTGCTGGACAGGATAAAGAAGCAACCGAAAAAATGCGTGAATACTTTACAGGTATCCAGCCATCTTCTCCTTCTATTGCTCTAATGAAAGATGGAAAAGTTGCTCATTTTATTCCGAGGGACGAAATTGAAGGTTATGAACTAGAAGAAATTACAAATAATTTAACTAAAGCTTATCACACACATAATTAA